GACCTTGCCCACTCGCCGCCGTGGCGGCCCGATTGCGCCGCCTGCCGCGGCGAGGCGCTCCCGCTCTACCGCCTCAAACCGACTCCCTCACCCGCGTCGCGCGCCCGCCACCGCCCCCTCCACAGCATGCGCCGGCTAGCCGTACAGCGGGCCAAAGTTCGCACAGGCCCGATAGTCCGCCCCCTGCGGATCGGAGGCGCCAAACAACCCCCACGCGGACGGGCGGAAGATCGCTGCCTCCTCCACGTTGTGCATCGCCACGGGAATGCGCAGCGCCGCCGCTAACGCAATCAGGTCGGCGCCAATGTGACCGTAGCTGATCGCACCGTGGTTCGCGCTCCAGTTGTTCATCACACTGTACACGTCCGCAAACGGACCGCGCCCCGTCAGACGCGGCACAAACCACGTTGTCGGCCACGTCTGATTGGTGCGCCGGTTGAGCGCATCATGCACCGCCTTCGGGATCTCCACCGACCAGCCCTCCGCAATCTGCAACACCGGCCCGAGCCCCTGCACCAGGCTGATCCGGCTCATCGTCAGCGGCATGCCCCCCTTGGACAAATAGCACGACGAAAAGCCACCACCCCGGAAATATTCATACACCGCCGGCGGCCAACTCGTCGCCTTCAGGCAGCGCTGGACTTCCTCTTCGGTAATCTCCCAAAATGGCTTCATCGCGGGCTGGCCATCGCGGGACTGCTCGCCGGTGCCGTCGAGCGTCGCCGCGCCGGAGTTGATCAGATGAATGATCCCCTCCGCCGCCGGCCCCGTCAGACGACGCCCCGTCGCCCGCCGCACCGCGTCCGGGCTCCAATACGTCCGCACATCCGCGAAAATCTGCGCGGTGTTGGTGAGCAAATACCCAAACAACATGGCAACGCCGTTCAGGCTGTCGTTTTCGGTTGCGAACACGAACGGCGCACGTATGCCGTTCCAGTCGAACGACGAATTCAAAATCGCCTCAGTAAAATCGCCGTTCGGAAAGTGGTCCGTCCACTGCCGCTGCCCCTGGAAGCCGCCCGCAATCGCATTGTGGCCCAGCGCCTCCTCGCCGAAGCCGAGCTCCGCGAGCCGCGGATTGCCGATCATCAGGTCGCGGGCGATCATGGTCATTTTGACGACCATCTCCCACTCCCAGTCCTTGCGCACTCGGTCGCGGCGCTGATCCGGCGGGTTCACGTCCTCGCCCTCGCGACAGTTCGCGCGCGTCCATGCGATCGCGCGGGCAAACTCTTCCGGATCGTAGATCGTTTCTTCAATCCGGCGCACCAGCTCCGTCATGTCCACCGCTTCCACGCGCATTCCGAGGTAGCGCTCAAAGAAGGGATGGTCCACGATCGAGCCCGCGATCCCCATGGAGGTACCGCCGAGCGAGAGGTAAGACTTGCCGCGCATCATCGCCACCGCCAACCCCGCGCGGCAAAACCGCAGAATCTTCTCGCGCACGTCGGGCGGGATCGTCGCATCGTCGCGGTCCTGCACGTCGCGTCCGTAAATGCCGAACGCGGGCAGCCCTTTCTGATTGTGGGCGGCAAGCACCGCCGCCAGATACACCGCGCCGGGCCGCTCGGTGCCGTTGAACCCCCAGATCGCTTTCGGCGTGAGCGGATCCATGTCCATCGTCTCGCTACCGTAGCACCAGCACGGCGTCACGGTGAGCGATACCCCAACCCCTTCGCGGCGGAACTTCTCCGCACACATCGCCGCCTCCGCGGCGCCGCCAATGCAAGTGTCCGCAACGACACAACGTACCGGACTGCCATCCGGATACCGCAGCTCGCCGGAGATCAGCGCCGCCGCGCGGCGCGCCATCCCCATCACCTGCTCTTCCAGCGACTCCCTCACCCCCCGCCGCCGCCCGTCAATCGTCGGCCGGATGCCCACCGCCGGGAACTCCCCGACCCACCGCCACCCCGCCGGCGCCGCTGGCGCTGCCGCCTTCGTGTCGGAGGGGCTCGCCACCTTCTTCGTCCCTTTCTTCGAACCGCCCATCATGACCGATGCTCCTTCCGTTCCGCGCCGCTCACCGCGCCGCGGTAAACTTCAGCGTCCGCACGTTCACCGGCCGCCAGCCCTCGGCCACCGCCCGTAGCTCCACCCGCGAACGCCCCGCCGGCAGCCGCACGTTCTCCACCTTCACCGTCGTGTACCGTCGATAGTCCCGGGTGTCCGGAACCGCGATCTCGTGGCGGTCCTCCCCCGCCACCAGCACCACCTTCGAAGCACCCACCGCGGCCGCTTCGAACTCCACCCGCCCTCGAAACTCCGCCGGCAACTCCACCAGCCAGATTGCATGGTCGGCAGGGTCGGTCCAAAACCCGAGATTGCGCTGGAGACCCCTCCCTTCCGTCGCCAGCTTGCCAGTGGTCTCCGCCGCCTCCGGCGGTAGCATCAGCGTCCCATCCGCGGCCGGACGCCCCACCCACGGCACCGTCGCCACCTCACCACGCACCCGCAGCGCCACCACCGACGCGATCGGGTTCGGCGCCGCCGCCGGCACCGCCAGCACCACGGTCGAGCCGTTTCGCTCCGCGGCCACCGCCCCGCCCCCGACCAGACGTGCGTCGATCACCTCGTTGGGCAGATCCTCGATCACCAGCCGACCGTCCGCCGGCCAGTCGAACACATGCAGATACAGCGTCGTCACCCCCTCCTTCACCTTTCGTGTGCATCGTCCCCACCGCAGGTTCCGGAATGGGCTCGCGATGGTGCCGTAGATCGCCTCGCCGTACTGGTCCATCCACGCGCCGACTTGTTCGAGACGCTCAACGCTCGGCGCCGGGATCTCTCCTTCCGCGGTCGGACCGACGTTCAGCAGGTAGTTGCCCCCCTTGCTCACAATGTCAATGAGGTTCCGTACCAGCGTCTCGGTGCTTTTCCAATTGTGATCGTAGCTCTTGTACCCCCACGTGTCGTTCATCGTCATGCAGACCTCCCAGTCGCGCCCCTTGAATCCGGTCGCGGGGATGTACTGCTCCGGCGTCTCGGTGTCCCCCTCGTACCCTCCGCCGAGCCGATCGTTCGTGATCAGGCCTGGCCGTAGTGCGATCAGCGCGTGCAGCGGTGCCGCCCGCTCGGCCGTCATCAAGTGCGGCGTGTCCCACCAGAGGATGTCCGGCTGAAACTTCGTCAGCACTTCGCGGGTCTGCGGCACCGCAATCTCCGCGAGGTAACGGTCGAAGCTCCCCTTGTGCGCCTCATCCCAACCGCCGCCGTCCGGATAGCCGGACTTCGCCCCGCCGGGATGAGTCCAGTCCTGCGCTTGCGAATAGTAGCAACCGAACTTCAGTCCGTGCCGGCGTGCCGCGGCGGCCAGCGGCGCCAACAAGTCCCGACCGTACGGCGTCGCGTCCACCACGTCCCAGTCCGTCACCGCGGAGTCGAACAGCGCGAAACCGTCGTGGTGCTTCGAGGTGATCACGATGTATCGCATCCCCGCCCGTTTCGCGAGGCGCACCCACGCCTCCGGATCATACTTCACCGGGTTGAACTGGCGGGCGAACGCCCGGTACT
The nucleotide sequence above comes from Kiritimatiellia bacterium. Encoded proteins:
- a CDS encoding L-fucose isomerase is translated as MMGGSKKGTKKVASPSDTKAAAPAAPAGWRWVGEFPAVGIRPTIDGRRRGVRESLEEQVMGMARRAAALISGELRYPDGSPVRCVVADTCIGGAAEAAMCAEKFRREGVGVSLTVTPCWCYGSETMDMDPLTPKAIWGFNGTERPGAVYLAAVLAAHNQKGLPAFGIYGRDVQDRDDATIPPDVREKILRFCRAGLAVAMMRGKSYLSLGGTSMGIAGSIVDHPFFERYLGMRVEAVDMTELVRRIEETIYDPEEFARAIAWTRANCREGEDVNPPDQRRDRVRKDWEWEMVVKMTMIARDLMIGNPRLAELGFGEEALGHNAIAGGFQGQRQWTDHFPNGDFTEAILNSSFDWNGIRAPFVFATENDSLNGVAMLFGYLLTNTAQIFADVRTYWSPDAVRRATGRRLTGPAAEGIIHLINSGAATLDGTGEQSRDGQPAMKPFWEITEEEVQRCLKATSWPPAVYEYFRGGGFSSCYLSKGGMPLTMSRISLVQGLGPVLQIAEGWSVEIPKAVHDALNRRTNQTWPTTWFVPRLTGRGPFADVYSVMNNWSANHGAISYGHIGADLIALAAALRIPVAMHNVEEAAIFRPSAWGLFGASDPQGADYRACANFGPLYG
- a CDS encoding alpha-L-fucosidase codes for the protein MRTRTQGWAAAALAAAVGIAGGAAETPEQRDARMAWWREAKCGMFIHWGVYAVPAGIYNGQQIAGIGEWIMLRAKIPVAEYRAFARQFNPVKYDPEAWVRLAKRAGMRYIVITSKHHDGFALFDSAVTDWDVVDATPYGRDLLAPLAAAARRHGLKFGCYYSQAQDWTHPGGAKSGYPDGGGWDEAHKGSFDRYLAEIAVPQTREVLTKFQPDILWWDTPHLMTAERAAPLHALIALRPGLITNDRLGGGYEGDTETPEQYIPATGFKGRDWEVCMTMNDTWGYKSYDHNWKSTETLVRNLIDIVSKGGNYLLNVGPTAEGEIPAPSVERLEQVGAWMDQYGEAIYGTIASPFRNLRWGRCTRKVKEGVTTLYLHVFDWPADGRLVIEDLPNEVIDARLVGGGAVAAERNGSTVVLAVPAAAPNPIASVVALRVRGEVATVPWVGRPAADGTLMLPPEAAETTGKLATEGRGLQRNLGFWTDPADHAIWLVELPAEFRGRVEFEAAAVGASKVVLVAGEDRHEIAVPDTRDYRRYTTVKVENVRLPAGRSRVELRAVAEGWRPVNVRTLKFTAAR